From the genome of Amyelois transitella isolate CPQ chromosome 14, ilAmyTran1.1, whole genome shotgun sequence:
attattttctactttgacttcctttttttactttgtctCTGTCTTGACACCcttacctgcgacgttttaccAAAAATGTCACAGTGGCGCCCAACATGggacataactttttttggGAGGACCTTCTTCGAAAGCCCACGTCAACCTCCCGCAAGAAGGTACCCAAACGTTCATATGGTCAGTCTTTCATCGCGATTGTTCAGATAGGTCGCAAGTCAAGGTTCTACATCGATAGCTATTGTCTTTGACGTAATCTGATCTACGAAAGGCCACTTCCTTAGCCTTAACATAGACTTAAAAGTGTTTAATGCTGATCTTGTAGCGGTGAGAAGCCATAGTGTGTACCAGCTCTTTCTGTGCAGACTGTAAAGGTTTATCAAGGGAAATACTAAGTAActttgattcttcttttaagcgattgACTAGTAACCTGTCGCTTTTTGAATTTCCATTCCACCATtgagccatatagctgaacgtggccttcagtcCGCACCAGACCCGCACCAGACTGGTGGCTCTACCTACCCtgtaatggataaagacgtgatttcattatatgtatgtaaaactaaaataaatgtagcCTCTTGTGATTTATAATTCAATCTGTCTGTTACCAATGTTGAATGTAACTCAATGTTAAGTTTTTgattacctacctataaatATGGAGTCGGtagatattgaaataatttgcaGCTAACCATAGTGTTTTTGGGTTTCATAAAGGTTAAATTTATCAACTAGTCATATCAACAATAGGTAGTAGGTTATAAGTAACTAGGTAGGAAGGCGGCTAAATAGAATGCCCGCCATTTTTTGACagcgtaaaatttaaaaattagaatGACTGCAGGCACAGGCGTTGTGTAAGGCGTGCGCGGTGTTAGCCACCGGGCCACCGCCCGGGTCCTCGCGGTGCAGAAGGCCTTGCGTCTATGAGGTCTATGAGAGTGTATATTTCGtaaagtaagtacatacatatagtcacgtctatattccttgtagGATAGACAAGGCCTACAGGTAAAACGAACAGGTAAAAGGTTGTTCcgctgcttcttctacacatgcgcttgttctatccaattttgaaaataaatctattctattctactcgTTTTCtagcagtctttaaaagattgaatggccaatggctgtatggctttattatGATAAGaaggtacttaattaaaatagaaatatacgATTTAACAACATTATGAGTATCATGGGTATGTATGACCCGTTAACCGTATCAGATTATCAAAGTTAACCTTTCAAAGCAGCTGGCTGTCAAAACATGACGAATTGACCACCAAACGAACAGACAAaaggtattattattagacCTTGACTTTACCAAGCTCTTAGCTAATGCGTGTATTAACGCCtgttacaattaattacgataATTATTGATTCATTCGTTAAGTATAAGTTGATTAGCtattcttaaataatattaaactcaACGTaactttttgtattattatcaaCATGGTCATCATTTGATAAGGAGATCACATTTAAAAGTGATTTCCTTTCTTGATAACTTGCAAATATTGACAGCAGGACAGCTATACCTATTAACACTCAGTAAGCCGCGGGCGGGAACAAGttactaaataatttcaatacaatAATGAGGTAATAATAACGACATGGTTTGAAGTAACATTCCATCGGTTTACACAACTCATTATATCACGATCCCTAAACGGATAGTTACTTAACGTATGAAAGAAAGTAGTGTCCTTAACCAGAGCTAAGCGCGTGGTATGAATGATAAGGCCAGTGTAGGAATGTGCTAGTTAAAATCTATGTAGGCCACATGAGTACCTAACGATTGTAGGTAGACACATTGAAGAAGGAATGTGTCTTGTGGTTttagcactttagaataggacatcATAATCTTTCACATGAATAATGTTAGAGGCGACCAAGGGAATATGCATGTCACCTATTGCAAGTCTCATGCTTTGTTCccaatgaaataatattctatGGAGGTGCCCTAATTGTTCAACTTGACtcagaaataaaaactgataTATCTGTCTCTTTCTCACAACAGTGGTTTAACGGGAGAAAAAACGTTTACACTCTTTTATCAGCACCCTCTTCATTGGCTTCGATGTGTTTGTGCTGGAGCACCGCCATCTTAAGTAGCCCGCTTAGCTTACTCGTGGAAGTTATCACCGTGAGGATTTTACGTTTTTCCGAGGAAATCCCGTGTTTTTCTACTGTTTACCAAGTTGTGCTTATATTAATCGTTAATAAACAACAAATGAAGTGTTCAATAGCATATTGTGGCTTATGCCAAAGCAAAAATAGGCCGAATTTAACCTTTCACCGGTAAGTGGTTAATATTTGGTTAAATTATTGTCTATCATACAGtgtatttaatgaaatgtgtttaaaaatcttattacttttaatcttCTTTGTTGTGagctttaaaaaattgtaatattctcaatatttcattcacatcGAAAACATAAACACGTGTGCTAGTGTTGAACATCATCGAACATAGAATCTTAtcgataaactagctgtgcccgcgacttcgtccgcgtggaatagttatttggaCATCATGAAAGCCCTCAAGGACGAATAATTTCCCGTTTTttgttcacattttccattatttctttgcttcttatagttgcagcgtgatgttatatagcctaaacattttttatttttaaattgttatattctatgatgttcattgaaattaagtgatgtCCAAGACAATTTTGTTCACAATTAAGTACTCATAAGcaacaatacatttatttggataaagattaatattattacgttGATACAACTCTTAACAAATAATGCATTAATTTCGACCAAATTTGGTTACCATAAGAACGGTTCTAGTGAGTTTatcttaaaagatagacatatacTGTCGCGgacatttttttagattattacaagaggaataattctttcatacatatatttttggtatcttagggtcaggtcaaaagtacccgaaaccgccgagcttgcatgaagagagttatgaatgtggatgaagcgaaagaagtacgcagagatcgtggcaagtggaaagaggtagtctctgcctacccctccggaaaagaggcgtgattttatttatgtatgtaattatatttgatttccaAACACTTTATCAGAATGACATAGGTAATAGATACAATATTGTTGGACCTTAGATTATAGCCAAGATAGTAAGGATTCCcgatgtaaatatttttttttaataaatttaattcggAAATAAACATCTTAACTCACTCATCcatcgataaaatattatcgacTAAATGAACATCTCTAGTCCGCCATGTTTGTATCcgggtttgtttatttaggtatgcaggaaaagtacatacatagggCACTTCCATAGGATTGTTCTTCTGAGTTTGTTCCCAAGTTAACGCTCCCTCTTTAGTCTAGGGAAATATAGCTTAAAAATGTGCTTATTCGACCTCTCTTTATAGAAAAACCATGCGATCTAGATTAACCAAGCCACATAATTACGTGAAATAGTTCAATGGCATTAGTTTAGTGAAAAATCTCAAGCTTTCTGTTGCGATGCGATATGTTCATATCTCTCTATCCATTGGGTTTAGACAGTTGTGGCAtaagtaaatatgttaatatgctttgatttatttttggtcaATGGGGTGCATTATTTATGATAAAGATGCAAAAGGGTAAATCCTCTCCGAGGTAAACAAGCGGGTAAACTATTCTTACTTACTTATctctacttttaatttttcctcGTTGAAGCGTAAAACTAAACGCaaatttgacattgacaaaaTTGACATTGACGTTGCGTttctatttaacaaaaaaggaGAAATGGTTTGCctacttaattttgttattttctgtaaataaCTTTGGATTTTAGCAAAGATTAAGCACATCAAgtgtaaattgaaataaaatatgccgccaaagcAAGCCAAGAAAACCCTATGGGTTGAATGCGAACGATGCGGTTGCAGCATAACCTCAAACGACAAAAATGTTCATGTGGAGTTAAATTGCGTTAAAGATCAATTGAAATGTCCATACATCGATGACGGAGTGCTATTTTCTTGGCTCGTTAGAGGCGGTGCTCCTCCGGATGGCGTGCCAAGGGACGCAGTTATGGTTCATCCTTCTACAAGTTCTTTGATTGGCGCAGTGATTGGCGGTCCCCTGGAAATCTGCAGAGATGGGGCCCCTAAGCTTGTGAAACGGATGTGGCCATCAAAAAACTGTGCGCCTGCCGCTGTTATACTGCCTGCTGCAGGTAAATTGATAGaatgtttataatttcaaattcaaatttgactCTTGTCAAATtacaacaaattattattattagttgggctgcagcaacctgtcactattcgaatcccaattctatcattaagccaaacagctgagcgctTATCAGTCTGTCtgacccgcaagggatatatatgtgattatatgtacttatgtatgtttacaagGGTAGTCtcttaattaattgaaataaaattcttcaTCTGGATTGTAGTTATAGACTGCCCCCAGTAAACTTGAAGAATATTacactattttttataccagTAAATTTGAAGAATTAATGAACCCACTTaactacattatttataatgtagaacacttttatttttttagtaataaatatagtctaagatccggctgcaaaatcactacgttcatcgcgtagttaatcaaactcacattttaacatacatttatgaataggataatacatagataatagggtgccagtcaataagtggccgcaagtaattttaattaaattaatgttaattaatttttcaaaaaaaatttcgttcacttgttttttaaataaaatatcatccacatcatagaaatgtatgtaaagaattcgaaaatcaatgggtgccgttacacactcggccgcaactactacgcagccaggtgtaaacaggtaatattttggtctatttatacgttcatgtcgtacacgcatgttttttatatcaaattaaagctaattttttttttaatatgatgatatatcgctgcctgtgaataaatggccgcaaattagggttgctagctgttaaaaactcgaggtatccgagataaagtgaaagagagTTAGCGCGTAACGCCACTTGTTAGACAAGGATGGCGAGTACCAGCTGTGCGAGTATTTGAAGCCATTGCGCACGCGTCAATAGATTGGGTTCTCAGCCAGCGATGCAAACAGTAATACGAACGACTTTACATTTActccaaaattataattaagtaattaatattctgcaaaaaaaaaatgaaaataagaaaatatttatttcataataaaacattgtttattgatcaagtaaaaatgaaaaaagcgtacttataaagaatagaattttgagtatgttttattaatacgcgtgcgcaatggcttcaaatactcgcacagctggtactcgccatccttgtctaacaagtggcgttacgcgctaactctctttcactttatctcggatacctcgagtttttaacagctagcaaccctaatttgcggccatttattcacaggcagcgatatatcatcatattaaaaaaaaaattagctttaatttgatataaaaaacatgcgtgtacgacatgaacgtataaatagaccaaaatattacctgtttacacctggctgcgtagtagttgcggccgagtgtgtaacggcacccattgattttcgaattctttacatacatttctatgatgtggatgatattttatttaaaaaacaagtgaacgaaattttttttggaaaattaattaacattaatttaattaaaattacttgcggccacttattgactggcaccctattatctatgtattatcctattcataaatgtatgttaaaatgtgagtttgattAACTACGCGATGAACGTAGTGATTTTGCAGCCGGATCTCGTACTAATAAGGTAttcttcattatttaatttctacaCTTTAGGATTTTGTCTCTAAAGAATAAATTATCacattgataattttattctctctattttaactatttaaaatataatattattacatttcattttaatatttcacttttaatTTCAGATCTATCAAGCGCTTGGTGTGGAGAGAACAAGAAAATAACTGTTTCTGTTATTAAAAGCAAAATCCCTAAAGCAACCAGTGTTACCATCAGCATCCGGAGTCACAAGATCGAGACTGACATCAGCGACATCCTCAAACAACACTTCTACAATAACTTTGTGCGCGTCGGCAGTATATTAGTCTATTACTACTTCGGAAAAAAACTTGAGATAGAAATAGTTAATTTGAAACACGAACAAGTGGAAAACAAAGATTATACTTGGGGTGAATTAAGTGAAAATACTATATggaatatattaaaagaatctgcaccaaaaaacaaaaagccaTTATGTTTAGGCGGAGTAGATGACATTTTGGatgaaatcaaaacttttattgaaatatcttTCAACAAAAACGGtcttacttcaaactttcaaccaACTAGAGGCTTGCTGATCTATGGCCACTCGGGCATAGGAAAAACTGCCATTTGTAAATATCTCATAGACAATATGCAATGCCATCATATAGAGGTGAATGGACCAGCTGTGTTCAGCAAATATTTTGGTGAAACAGAGGCCACtatgaaaagtttatttacaaaagcaATTGAAAATGAGCCTAGTATAATTCTGgttgatgaaattgaaacaaTATGTCCTAGGCGTTCTTCAGGCAGTACGGAACAAGAAAGGAGAATAACCTCTGCTTTTGTGTCTTTATTAGACAATTTACACCAAGAGAATAATAGAGTGTTTGTTCTGGCCACTACAAGAAAGCCTGATGCTATAGATCCTATGTTGAGGAGATTTGGGAGGTTAGATAAAGAGATTGAGATACCTGTTCCAGATAGGATCCGAAGGCGGGAAATTCTCCACAGTCTGTTGAAAGGTTTGCCAAGTAAAGTATCTTCACAAGATATTGATTCAATATCAGAACTCGCACATGGTTATGTCGCTGCAGATTTGGTCAACTTGTGTACGCAGGCTTCCATGAAATGTATAAAGAGATCGAGTGATAACATAGAAAACGATGACTTGATGGGCGCCCTAACAGTAGTAAGACCCAGTGCTATGCGGGAATTGTTAATAGAAGTGCCTAACGTCAGATGGACTGATATTGGAGGCATGGACAATTTAAAACTGAAGTTGAGACAAGCTGTTGAATGGCCCTTGAAACATGCTGAAAGTTTCCAACGATTAGGTGTGAAACCTCCAGGTGGAGTTTTATTATACGGTCCTCCAGGGTGCTCTAAAACAATGATAGCAAAAGCATTAGCCACTGAAAGTGGGTTAAATTTCTTATCAATTAAAGGCCCagaattattttctaaatggGTTGGTGAATCAGAGAAAGCTGTTAGGGATTTATTTAGGAAAGCACGTCAAGTGGCGCCctctgttatattttttgatgaaatggACGCCATCGGCGGGGAAAGGGGCGTAGGGGAAGCGGGGGTGCATGAGAGAGTTTTAGCTCAGCTGTTGACAGAATTAGATGGGGTAGTTCCATTGAAGTCGGTCACAATTTTGGCTGCAACAAATCGACCAGACAAGATGGACAGAGCTTTGCTAAGGCCAGGTCGGCTGGATAGACTGATCTATGTGCCGTTGCCAGATTACGAGACCAGGCTGCAAATACTGGAACTTAAACTGGCCAAGATGAGTGTAAGTGAAGATGTATCAGCAGAAAATATAGCACAAATGACGGAGAAGTTTTCTGGTGCCGAATTACATGCTGTGTGCCACGAAGCTGCACTGAGAGCATTAGAGGATAATCTCAACTGTCAAGTGGTAAAAATTGCTGACTTTCTGGATGTTTTGAAAGATTTCAAACCGAGAACACCAGACTCTTTGTTAAAAGTTTATGAGGAATTTGCTTTGGGACAGAAATCAGGATAAATTTTCTGTACCtattcataaaaacataaaagctCTTTGAcaaggtacatacatagtagtaaaaataaactcattttGCTGACATATCTTTGGCTCTATGGTGAAAAAATCTACAAGTaaggaaattaataaaaataaacaaagaactATAAATCAAGTATCAATTAATACAGAATATTTGTAagagaaaatatgaaattttataaaactttgtaaataaaaagagttTGATTTGtcacataatttaatatataatatatgaaaccttaatactaaattatataaatacagtaAGCCTATTTAATCACAAGTGCACTAATTCACAATACAGCTATACAAGGGGACCTACAATCactcgtaatttttttttctatttgtagattatgtaaaaaatcttttaatttacaaatacaatttttttctggaccttttggaaattaaaaaaagtaactttcatttttaatactgGCATGAAATAAACGTTTCTTAAAATGCTGCCTTACATAATctacaaaaatatctttattcgGAGGctgcatattattttaaaattagaaaaaccGCGACTACTGCGTTAAGGGTGTTTGTAAGTTACTAACGAGggcgattttttttctataaaatttcaCTTAACCAGATTAtccacaataaaaaataaacttttgatcAGTACATTTATCTTGTTTGTAAAACACAGAAGGGAACTATAATTTGGAAACAGAAATTCCCGCCAAGTATCAAAACTTTCAATCATCAACGTCAAACTCTTCAAAGGGAAAATAACATTCCGTTAACGTTTGCATTATAACCGTTTTTTCTGtggattataaaaatacaccaCCTACATCGAACTCTTTCAGTCAATCATTGAAAATTCAACTTTCCATCGTCTTTTTAGAGTAGAATTACGATATGAAGTGTCACTAGCCACCACATCGTGGAAGTTTCATTTTAGTGTGAACTGCAACATATCCCCAGTTTACgattaatttaactttagcGATAACAATTGCagtatgaaaatttttattggtttAACACAAATTTCGTTATTACTAAAGTGATATAATGCAACCCACACTTAGAAAAATCACAACACTCACATTTCTTCATATGGAAATAATTATCTAAGTTAATTCAATgttgattgaaataaataatgtcgGGTTATCTTATGTCAACATTTTCTCTACTTATACCGCgacaatacaaaacaaatataatatcattGTATTACCGCTAAGCTTTATTCTTGTTAGGACAAATTCTTATGTTTCAGCAAGAagttattaaaactaaaactttcgcgttgcgtGATATCAATGTGTGCAAACGGGTATTAATGTGACGGTGTGAAGTTGAAACAATGCTACAGTGCAGTTcgtaccgcttcttctgcactgtagctttggaagcagtaaacttagttttaagtaatttattcaacgtaaattattgtttgaaaTGTACCATAATAAATATGGTACTTTGCGAAGAATGGATTTAATGCAATGTTCGCGTTAATTCCCGTTTGCATACATTACGAAGTTATGATTTCAatcctttttaattatataaatttatcatattttatgtCATTCATGACATTAGTATATCCTCAATAAtgctaaaaatatagataccGAACCTGTAACTATTACAACTTTAATCGACCAAATAAATTTGCTTTCAATTGTATTTTAGTATAACAATATGTTACCTCACCAATTagagaattattttataattacctataGCTTCTAGTCTATGCCTTTAACCAGTTAAATGCAGATCCATCTTTGTAAACTTTCCGACCTAGCCTCTCATAAAATTGCACACATTtcctaacatttttttaatatccaaAATGGACTTGACCACGTAAAGTAGTACACTTCCCGCGTCATTACTTCTAGTCTAAAGGTCAGTTTACTTCACCCTTATAAAATGTCGCGTTGCTTCTCCGGTGTGAACTGTCCCTAAAGCTGTAGAATCATAGTTTACCGCTGCTTTtaaagatcatgtcaaaatgAGATAAAAGCTAACGCCCAATAGGTTTGTCTCGCTTCCACattgattaaatttaagtcgaatgtaatatttaaaaatgcataatataaaaatcactaATTTTTCGCCGATTACATTCAGTCTTGTCTTAATATAAGACAATACACATATCGTACAAAATGTCCATTAATAGTCCTTTAGATATTCTAAAAAAGGTAAACAAGAAAAACCTGTCCTGTCATTCCGCCAatctaaataatacatacataaaatcagggctctcccggaggggtaggcagagaggCAGAGACTCCACTTGTCACAATCGCTGCATACATCATAATAATCGTTTCTATTTCAACTGCAATGTCATTGGCTAAACGAGCCGAGTCATGTGATTTTCAGTTGAtctctattttaaatattttttttaattacaaagcaAACCAGTTTTCCAAAAACAGGGATGCCTGTGGTATCAGCTACAACATTGTGTCTTATATTTCTCCTTAATCCCAAACGTTGAAAGAGATGTCTTATTTTCCATCATCTGAATTTTAAACAACACAAATATTTGATCAAAGATTTAACGCTTTATCTTTTAACgattattcaattaattttaacgcTTGTTCATCGGATTTTACATACGTTGTAATAACATTTGATCAAATATTGGAaggtaaatataaacaaattgagCCAATCGGCGACGAGCCGTCTTTCGTATCCGACCAATTACCGTCATTTAATTATCAGATATGGCGGATggggaaaatattattttaaaggacGATGCTAACTTTATACCGATTATACTATACGTGTAGAGCCTGCGTACTTCACCATGAAtattctatatataaatatgtacctgaaaaaaaatataaaagtaagtcAGTGTTTTCTCAAAAAAGGAAACATTTTGTAGTGTAATTAGAGATTGAGCGGTTAaagttaaatacttttttcaaatCATGGGTTAGGTCagttatattataactaacatacatacatacatatggtcacatctatatcccttgtggggtagacagagccaacagtctggaaaagactgaatggccacgttcagctatttggcttaattatagaattgagattcgaatagtgacaggttgctagcctatcgcctaaaaataatccaaaatttgtgagcctatcccttagtcgccttttacgacatccatgggaaagaaatggagtggctctattcttttttgtattggtgccgggaaccacacggcacggataTCACGTGTCTAATTCACGTATACTTATACTGTGGTGACCTCTATTACTACATCGTCTGAACTACAAAGACGGCCATCGAgcataaacttactttttaattcaacCGCTGTCGGAAAGATGGCGACACTGAGACACTCGTGAATTAACGCGAGCCAAGCTAAATCGCGACATATATCGACGGATTTTagatcttcttcttcttcttagccTTCTTCTATCAGCATTCTGATGTAGGCCTCCTTCATCTCCTTCCATTCTTCTCTATTTTGGGCAGTAAGAGTCCAATTGCTGCCCGCCACCTGCTTGATGTCGTCTTTCCATCTCATTTGTGGCCTTCCCCTGGGTCGCTTTTGGTCCCAAGGTCTCCAGTCTAGCAATCTTTTGCACCAAGATTCAGACTTCCTGGCAATATGACCAGCCCACTCCCACTTGAGCTTCGCAACTCTTCTGCCGACATCCGTGACTTTGCTGCGCCGTCTTAGGCCCTTATTGGTCACACGGTCTTTCAGACAGACGCCTACAATTTTCCGCTCCATATGCCTTTGTGCCACCCCAAGCTTGTGTATCACTTCTTGGGTAGTCACCCAGGTTTCGGCGCCATATGTCAGGACGGGTAGTATGCACTGGTCGAAAATTTGGGCTTTTTGTCGTGACGTCAGGTTcatgttaaaaacatattcaagCTTGGAGTAGGCTGCCCACCCCAGTCTTATTCGTCTGTCGATTTCGTTACACTGGTTCTCTTtgcctattttaatttcttgaccCAAGTACACATACTTTTGGACTTGCTCAATTTCTGTCCCTCCTACTTCAATCCtgatgttgttttgttttgttttgttttgccCTTCAAACTCAAAATGGAAACAACATCAGGATTTTAGATATAATCACTAAATAATTTCATGGTATAACCGTAATTTAACCCACTTACCTAAACGCGTATTATCACAGTATGCCTGTAATGGGGACGACCCCCATCACATATTACGAGGCACgaggtatttatgtatgtcctTAGAAATGTATACTTGTGGCGCCATCTATTAGTACATTGCAAGAACTATTTACCAAGACGCCATCTCGCAAGAGCTTACTATAACATTCAACCGCTTTCCGAAAGATGGCGACACTAAGTAACAACGCGACGCTAAATCgcgtaattttcattttaggttttttacattttatagaaatttttCGGCTATTTAACCCACTCACCTAAACGCGTAGTATCTCCGTGTGCCTGTTGTAACATATAGCGATCCAGTCGGGTTGTGTGGCGCCCCACTGTATCTGGTTGACTTCGCCCTCGGCCGCGGTGTACGCCAGTATCGGGTCCTCAATGGCACGAGGCATTTGTTGGATGTCCCATATGAGAGCCTGGTGGTCGTCACCGGCTGTGCAGATGTGGCAGGAACTGTcgagtaatttttattttttaaattaatttttaaaaatatgttcatCTATCTATATGGATGAATAAAAAAGCGCCCgtgatcaataaaaaaaaagaattaatgagtatgattatttttataattttatacgaaAATTTTACCATAATTTAAGtcaccttaatttttttcagattatAGCAAGTGCAAATCCTTAAATTCTCTTTAAGCCTGTGAGAAACAGGTGTAatgtgataaaattttgtcgtTGAGatgtgtccgtgtgtgtgtgtgtgtctgtgtggatgtgtccgtgtgtgtgtgtccgtgtggGTGTCCGTGTGTTAGTCCGTGTGTGTGTTCGTATGTCcgtccgtgtgtgtgtgtccgtgtggGTGTGTCCGTGTGCGTGTGTTTGTGCGTG
Proteins encoded in this window:
- the LOC132902517 gene encoding ATPase family gene 2 protein homolog A-like, whose product is MPPKQAKKTLWVECERCGCSITSNDKNVHVELNCVKDQLKCPYIDDGVLFSWLVRGGAPPDGVPRDAVMVHPSTSSLIGAVIGGPLEICRDGAPKLVKRMWPSKNCAPAAVILPAADLSSAWCGENKKITVSVIKSKIPKATSVTISIRSHKIETDISDILKQHFYNNFVRVGSILVYYYFGKKLEIEIVNLKHEQVENKDYTWGELSENTIWNILKESAPKNKKPLCLGGVDDILDEIKTFIEISFNKNGLTSNFQPTRGLLIYGHSGIGKTAICKYLIDNMQCHHIEVNGPAVFSKYFGETEATMKSLFTKAIENEPSIILVDEIETICPRRSSGSTEQERRITSAFVSLLDNLHQENNRVFVLATTRKPDAIDPMLRRFGRLDKEIEIPVPDRIRRREILHSLLKGLPSKVSSQDIDSISELAHGYVAADLVNLCTQASMKCIKRSSDNIENDDLMGALTVVRPSAMRELLIEVPNVRWTDIGGMDNLKLKLRQAVEWPLKHAESFQRLGVKPPGGVLLYGPPGCSKTMIAKALATESGLNFLSIKGPELFSKWVGESEKAVRDLFRKARQVAPSVIFFDEMDAIGGERGVGEAGVHERVLAQLLTELDGVVPLKSVTILAATNRPDKMDRALLRPGRLDRLIYVPLPDYETRLQILELKLAKMSVSEDVSAENIAQMTEKFSGAELHAVCHEAALRALEDNLNCQVVKIADFLDVLKDFKPRTPDSLLKVYEEFALGQKSG
- the LOC132902502 gene encoding DDB1- and CUL4-associated factor 7-like, translated to MPNCISIDSNSLRAFSAIYVIILDVRVPCTPVARLNNHRACVNGIAWAPHSSCHICTAGDDHQALIWDIQQMPRAIEDPILAYTAAEGEVNQIQWGATQPDWIAICYNRHTEILRV